The Thermanaerothrix sp. genome contains the following window.
GGAAAAGACTGCAGAGGCGGGGGATATTCCTTCAACCACGGACCCGGCTTTCGGTGGGGCGGAGGAGAGAAAATTCCCTTCCTGGTTACCCTTCGTGGAACAGACGGTCCCTCCCACGGTGATGACCATCCTGGCCTGCACTTCTATCATGGATGGGCTCTGGCAAAGGCCTCCGACCCCCTGGGCGACCGCCGGGGCGGCCCTTGCAACGCTGGTGCTCCATCTGTGGAGGCGGAATGCCCTTTTGAGTATCCTCGGCGGAACGGGGCTGTTTATCCTGCTGGGGGTGGTGTTA
Protein-coding sequences here:
- a CDS encoding AzlD domain-containing protein; amino-acid sequence: MSLTQALGYTVVMALIIFCCRAFPWILLAIQELVSFKKVGRAGNAGTPLSDTEKTAEAGDIPSTTDPAFGGAEERKFPSWLPFVEQTVPPTVMTILACTSIMDGLWQRPPTPWATAGAALATLVLHLWRRNALLSILGGTGLFILLGVVLGGS